Proteins from a single region of Pseudomonadota bacterium:
- the rpsG gene encoding 30S ribosomal protein S7, with amino-acid sequence MARRREVPKRRIIPDAKYRDRLVAKFTNILMWDGKKSTAEGILYRALDVIRSRYKAEPIEVFRKAIDNAKPKVEVKSRRVGGATYQVPVEVRPERRTALALRWVVQYARARGEKTMVERLAAELMDASQGRGAAVKKREDTHRMADANRAFAHYRW; translated from the coding sequence ATGGCCCGCCGCCGCGAAGTCCCGAAACGCAGGATCATCCCAGACGCAAAGTACCGCGACCGCCTGGTGGCCAAGTTCACCAACATTCTCATGTGGGACGGAAAGAAGTCGACCGCCGAGGGGATCCTCTACCGTGCACTAGACGTGATTCGTTCCCGCTACAAAGCCGAGCCGATCGAGGTGTTTCGCAAGGCCATCGACAACGCCAAGCCCAAGGTGGAGGTCAAGAGCCGGCGCGTGGGCGGTGCAACCTATCAGGTGCCGGTCGAGGTCCGGCCGGAGCGTCGCACCGCGCTGGCGCTGCGCTGGGTCGTGCAGTATGCACGTGCACGCGGTGAAAAAACCATGGTAGAGCGCCTTGCGGCAGAGCTGATGGACGCCTCCCAGGGACGCGGGGCGGCCGTGAAGAAGCGAGAAGACACCCATCGAATGGCTGACGCCAACCGAGCCTTTGCTCACTACCGTTGGTAG